CACCAAAACTTTCTCCGTTCCCCTCTCTGGGGCAGACTCTTCCTCCCAGCCTAGCATCCGCTCCCGGCCCACCAGAGCCAGCCTGATACGTTTTTGGAGGAAGTGAGAAAAGCACCTCGGGTCCCAGGTGGGGACATCAGTTTCTTAGACCTCTCTTGCCATTCCCCTCCCCaggaggctgctgctgcccctcttaCCCCTGCCGCTTGCTTTCCTGTTTACTTTATTGCCTCCACTGCTGCGTTAGCCGCTTAGCTACCAGGGGGGCACCGATATGTAGGCACAGCCCTCCCCGCTCCCTAGGGCCAGGCCCGCAGGCTGTTCCAGGCAGCAGTGCACTGTACATACTGATTTCTCACCCCCTCTTTACCCTAGGGACTAGATCctagttattatttgtattatggtagcacttagCGGTCCCAAGCAAACAAGTTTATTGTGCCAGGTGCTAGATAACACATAGGAAAAGACAGACCTTGCCCCAAACGTCTTACAATCTAAAGAGACAAGCCGGAGAAAAGGTGAGCCTGGGTCCAAGTTCATCCTTCAAAGCCAAGGTCTCTGAAAGCCTAGTCCAATGCCTTTCCAGCGAATAGCCCGTTTATGGAGCTGGATCATTTATACCGGGAAGCAGGGGATGGGAACTGATGCCTTCTATATCCTCAAATGTAGGAAGCTGTAAAAGTAAGTTTATGCAGGTCCTGCCTTATATCACAAGCCTGCCTCTTTCCCTCACCCCACTCCGGTTTCGGAAATGGTATTCCTGGCTATTGCCTCGTCATACAGGAGGATGGTAGGTTTGAGGCTGCATTTTCTTTTCTCTGCATGCTCTAGAGAACAAGCCGTGCCCTACCAGTAAATCTGTTTGGCTTGAATCAACAAAGGAGCTGACATAGGTGTGGCAAATTCACTGGAAGGCGGCCAGTCAGAGTGGATATGAAATGGGTTTAGAAGTCAAATTTTGGGTGTGAACCTCAGAGCAGCATCTGCTTTGAGAACGTCTGGATTCTACAGTAATTCGTGCTGGAGTCCTGTTTGAGGGTGGAGATGAGAAAGGAGAGACCTAGATTCTGCCTGGTGTTTCCCTGGAACTTGCCACAAGTGCAAAGTGCCAGGGACAAACGTGCAGAGAATCCTCCCTTCAGCGTTCACTCAGCTTAACCCCGGAGCAGATGATCACCCCTCCTGCTTGCGATTTGAAAAATGATACAGGGCTCTTCATGTTGTGACTAGAactgccaagaaaaaaaaaatcctagtgcTGCTACTGAATTACCAACAATATTATTGAGCATTGCTAACGGCAAATGTTCACTGCTCAGAAGGGTACACAGGTACTGGGCGAACCTTAAAATATCAGGGCTCAGTTTGCAACGGGTGGATtaatttctgccttccattgcACCCGTTCAACCCTCAGGAGCAAAAACTGGCTCGTGATCTGTGTTTATACTCCTCTCCACCTCTCCATCATTAATGTAACTGAGGGCGAGTTGAGACAAAGGAACATGATGTCATTACCTCTGCTAGAGACTGTGAGCATGTCTCCGGCCTGAAAACTGGCAGACACCATTAACATTTTTTAGCAACTGCTTTGTGTTCGTTCTTAGGGTTTTTTTATTACAAAGCTCTCTCTCTTCTTTAATATCCTGCCCTTTTTATGAATCTTGACCGGTGACAATCTGACTTCCTCTTCTTTGGCGTCAAAAGCTCCACGTTTGCAGCTATGCAACATCATCAACTTCACTGGACTCACTGGCCTAAAATGAGTGTAAGAGAATGGAGAGCCAGCCGGATATGTTGCAAGGGTGATGCTTAAACCAAAACTGAACAAAGGCTGATCCATGAGGGTCTGCCTGGGTGTCTAAAGCAGCCGTGTTCACCAAGACTGGGATTTTCAGGGGaaccaaagggatttaggcaccaaaatcatATTTAGTGTTAGGTTTCTTAGACtcccttgaaaatcccagccccatTAATAAGAGGATAGAGGGGAAATCTTCAGTTCCTTCATAGATAATGGGAAATAACCATGAAtgcaaaaaaaaagaagcccAAAACAACAACTACCAAACAGCATATCAGTGAAAGGTTAATAGAACCATAGGAATTTCCAcagtggatcagaccaatggtccggcTAGTCAGGGTGCCTCGTTTCTGACGGTGCCcagaaccagatgcttcaaaggaaggtgcagGAATCTCATCAgtaatggacaattatggaataacctgcccagaGAGGAAGAGTCTTCCTAACAGCAGCTAGCAGTTGGCTTGTGCCttgaagcatgaaggtttataGTGACATGGAGAGCTGCTTCTCCAGCTCTCTCTGGGTACAAAGGACAAGTCCCTTCAGCAAAGCAAAAAAATGCACATTATTTTTCTACAGCCGAGGGtttttatatgtatttttttcctccttaggTTCTCAGTCAATCATGCTGCTAGCTCCTCTGTAATACTGGATTAACATCCTCCATTCTCTCTAATCAGGTTGTGTAGTATCTGGAAAGGGGTCAATGACACCTTCTAATACGTTTAGCTGATTGTTTTGGagtatttttttcctcttcttctccTGACCCATAAACTCCATTGCAGGGCTCAGCTCCGAGGTCAGCGCTAAGAACACACAAGCGCAGGATTAAATTTTGCAGCCAAAGAATAAAGTCTCCCATTCATAAAATATCACTGTATTCAGCACATCAAGCAGGCTTGCTTCATAAGATACCATCATCGGACTGAAGGTTCTGGCTTCAGCTGTGTATGTGATACATTTAAGTGAGAACAGTAGAAGTGGAAAACGGATACTGTGTTTGGGTCAAGATTACATTTAAATTAGGGGTGAGGGACATAGTCCTTGTTTCAAGGGACATGTTATTACTTTAGTGCCAGAGTTATCTATGTTCCACACAAGTTTAGCATCCCCTTACTTTTATTTCTGACAATTATTTACATATGGAATAAAGAATCGTGAAACAGAGGTTTTAAAGGAGTCATTTGCACTAGGGGAATGGGACTCGCAGCATTTCAATATCCTGGATAATTTTTGTTTATGTCCCTCAATTTGGATGCAACCTACAGGAATTGTTGAAAGGCTCCATATATCCCCTGTGCTATCCTGTCCAACCCTTCCCCGCCCTTCTAATTCATTTCACTGCAAACTAATGATGTCATTTTGAACACTGATTATTGTCCTGTTCTCCTTAGATGACATTGATCGGGAACTGGAGGAGAAGTGCAAGATCATGGAAGCCCAGCTGCATGAGAAGGAGAAGGATAATCTGGAGCTGAGGAAGGAGCTCAGACATAAGGAGACCCTGGTGTCCGCGCTGAGATGCAATCTCAGGAACAAGGAGAGGAAATTCCTTGAGGAGCTGAAGAGAAGAAGCCACCGGGTGACTATCCTTAACACAGAGCTGCAGAAGCAGACGGAGGCTGCTGCTTATCTCTCCTTCCAGCTGCATGCCACCAAACAGAAACTGCATGGCTCCCAGCAAGGTGGCAAGCCCCCCTCTGACAGGCCTCTGGACAAACCATTCCCCACGCAGCCTTCCAGTGAGACGAGGCCCAAAAAACGAATCCACAAGTCTCACGTTCGGAGGCTGGTGACCGACTACTCCTATAGCAAGGGAGTCATCAAGGACTCCTTCCAGAGGGAGAGGATGAGCAGCTTCGAAGAGGCAGACCCCATGCCCGACCCAGCACTTTTTTTATACACTAAAAGGCACCACGCTCCCCATCGTCAGAAATTTGAGCCCAAAGCCCAGGCTCTTAACAGAGCAGGGGCTGATCCGAGTGACAGtgcagctgggggctccagcCTGCCGAGACCCTCCTGTCTTCATTCCCAGGAGCAAGCGGAAGGTACGAGCACCAGGCCTTCAGCCAAACCCAAGCCCTGGAAGGGTGAGAAAGGCAAACAGCCGGGATCCAGCCCCAGGAATTCAAAAGGCTTGGAGTAAAAACAAAGAAAGCAGAACAGTGTGGCTACTAAATGCAGAAAATGAGTTTGGCTATACCAAAAAAGAGACTGGGGCCTACAAAGATTTCTTCCCCGCCATCCCATCAAGAAGTAAAAGGCTGTTCCGTTTGGATTCCCTCAAGGAGCTAGAAACAATCTGGCTCGTCTAACATCTCCATTCAGGATGACCATAGAATGGCTGTCTTATCCCAAGGgatggtggggcaggggagcgggaGGGCAAGCAGTGCTGAGGGCATTTTGAATGTTGTTCTGGAGTTGACTCCAAGAGAAGATGGGCACAGATGTGGAACGTGGAGAGAAGGTTTGAGCGTGGAGGGAACGGTTATTAACAATTGTCTAGAGCGTCCCTTTCGTAAAAATTAAGATTTCTGAGACTAAAATCTCTTACCGTTATTGTTGTCATTGTTCCTTCTAGATAAAATTGTTCTTATTTTCACTGGCACTAGGTAGCGGTGGAAGGTggcaggggtgggagtggggaatggCAGAATTGCACATAAAGCCATTCACTGATGGTGAACGTGGCAATTGGCAGGATGTGCCAAACTCCTCCTTGGTTCTAACTTCATGACATCACTGGAGTTGGgatagggatgaatttggcccaaaatgtcTAATATAAGGTATTCCAGGTTCTGGAGAATGTCGGCAGTTGAATGACAATCGGTCAAGTTAGTCTAAGAGGGATTTTTAAATCATCTGCAGAAACAGCATGGCCAAGCCAATCGAGTCTGAAATAGTCACTCAACAATGCTGAAAGACATATTTTCCCTCTTTTTTAATAATTATGCAAAACTGAATGGACAAGATTTTGAAACATGATCATTGATTTTGGGCACCTCCATTTTTTGGGGTGCCCAGCATGAGATATCtcaaaggggtctgatttttcagaagctgatctgaaaatcaggcccctttaagttATCTCTAGGTGGGCACCCAAAGTCAATAGTCATTTTTGATAACCTTGACcaattattttgttttgcatGTTATTACAGCAGGTTTTCTAAATGTGTCCTAGTTACTCCACATTCCAGGCAGAGGTCTCTAGTAATCAGTGTCTGTTACTACTGCTGCTTAGACACcaggattttgtttttaagttaagTTACTAAGCATGCAATGGTTCCCCACTGAAGTCCTGCTCAGAAGACTAAGTAACCAAATTAGTAACAAGCTGCTTGAGGATGAGATCTCATACATTGCAAACATTTTGTGGCAGAGCCAGCCACTCGTTTCTGCTGTGATACTGAAGGGAAGTTATAAGGAAACTACAAATCTGTCTTCTCTGGGGCTTGAGCCCCATCTTTCTAGATAGGTACTTGCATGGTCCTCtataccatggtatctgagcaccttccagtcatTAATGGActgtatcctcacaacaccccagggAGGTATGGAAGTGCTATTcttatccccatttaacagatggagATCCCAGGCACAGGGTAGATCAAGTGACTTATCCAAGTTCACCCAGGAAGTGTGAAGCTGAGTcagaaatggaacccaggtcttctgagtcccagcctAGTGCCCAAACTACGAAAttacccccaccacacacactaaCCCCATTAGCATTAACAGGACCATTTCCATtgattcagtgggctttgggtcacaTCCTTGAAGAGTTCTTATGCTCATGATGGTTAGGATTGTTGAAGCACACTAAGATGCACCGGTGCGTGTTGCGTTGCTAAGCTATTTATGTCCACTGGGAGGCATAAAGCTGTGAGCGGGGTCCTACCTGAGAAGTTGTCCAATAACACATGTCCTAGAACATCTGTTGCTATTGTACTAGATGTCTTCTATTTATTTACAagctatattttcaaaatgaaattcagaagtatcttttggttggttggttttgtgaGGCTATGAAAATGTACAGAaggaaaaagaagcaacaagagATAACTGGAACCAAaggcagggccagatttccaatgaAGCACAGCCTAGGGACACCTTAGCTCTCTAAAACTGTGTGCAACACGAAGGTCAGCTGTAGGCGGGGGGTGGAGGGCGCTGAAAATGCTGTGCCTAGAGACACGTAAGGTGTCAATCCAGCCCTGATCAAAGGGTCTAAAAATGGCCCTTTGTTGAAGAGGTGAGATCATCTGATTTTTCTCTTGGCCCTTCCAGAAATTACTTTCATCTTCCACGGTCCCTCTGACTCTACTGCTTCACCAACCCCAGACCCACAGAGGCTCCTACTCTGCCCTGTGGACCATCTATGGTCACTTCTTGATTCTCAAGACCCTTCAGAAGCTACAGCCTTCTTGTTCGCTCACCGACCCCCTTATGGTGTTATCCTTGGACCTCAGTGAATCTCTGGTACTTTTCAAaagctccctcagtcctcaggTGTGTCACTTCAAAGAGGTAGCACCATCCATTCAGCACTACCTAACTTCAAAACGAAAGGCATGAATAAGCTCAAGGCTTTAGCCTCCAATATAAAGCTCCAAAATCTGTGATGTGCCTTTAGCATCTTGCAACTGCTTAACAATTACAAGAAGGAAAAATTATTGTGAAGATTAGACAGAGGGCCACGTTCTGATTTTAGGACTtcagtggatgctcagcaccttgaaggatCCTCTGTTACTCTGCAGTAACTGAGAGCAAAATTTTGACCCATGTAGTTTTTGACGACCTGTTCTAAccaattagcttttttttttctctacacCCTCCTTTCTATTGGCTACAGGAAGTGTGGCTAAGTTAGTGGCTCTGATTGTCTTACGAGTGCACAAATACATGCCTAGGTTAAATATTACAAACAGCAAACCAGTCACTTGCTGTTTTGCTATTTAGGGACACATTTGCAAACACAGCAAAACTGGgcacccattttttttttttttttttttgcaggcatGGCTGTTTGTGTATGCATGTGTGAATATCTAGTAACCAGGGCTAAAATGCCAggcctattaaaatcaatggaaattttgccattgacctcattAGGGCCTGGATTTCATCCCACATATCCAGCTAGCTACTCAATTTGCATGTGAATATAGGTGTCTGCAGGGAAATAATGCAGACTCCATTTTTCCAAAGCCCGTTTGGAACTTCTTAGAAAATCTGGTCCTAACTGACCAGCCCTATTTACCAATAATTTGAGTTCGCCCATGTAGTGCTCATGCATATGATATGCATTCAAATGTATCTATTTTTGTAGTgcaatatttatatattatatttaaataCTTGTATCAGTTTCTAGGTAACAATTACTAGCCCAACTTTttgaattataaaaataaaattcagaatagaAGATTTATTCTATTGAGACAGAAAATTGCATTTTTGTACCTTTTCTTTGAAAGAGAAGATTATCTGTTCCTTTAAATCTTCCCTTGCCCTCTATGGGATATGTGTTCTTGACCTGTGTTCTTTAAACGCAGTTTTGAATTCGGTATGAAATGCCATGGCGTCATCTGTGAAGACCTCTCTATAGCACAGGACTGGTTGATCAATTAAGCCCTAAGGGCGAGATTTACTAAGGTATTTAGCGCCCAAAGATGTAAATAGGTCCaaagtgtgattttcaaaagtgcctaagcttGTGAAGCGCCTAAATCCCCTTAATTTCCATGACAGATGCCTGCTTTTGAGTATCGCACAAGGTCCCTATCTgcactttgaaaatctgtccctaagtgtCTGACCACTTCCAAAGCAAGGAACAGAAGGATGTAGGAAAAAGAGACAGAGCTGCACCTcttaggggatgtctacactgcaatcagataTGTGACTGCAGCATGCATTGGAATAGCGACACTAGCTTTAATccagctaaaaataacagtgtagctgCAGTGTCACGGGCATCACTGCAGACTGTACAAGCACGTCAGGGACACTGGGTGCGTACTTGCATTGATAGCCTGTGCTGGAGCCCATACCGCTACGTCTTCACTGTTCTTTGTAGCCAGGCTAGCTAGACAAAAGGTAGCGTGGCTCTGCCAGCACgcgctgcagtcacacctctaaCTGCACTCGCTGCAAATGGGCAGGAGTAGTACAGATAGCCAGTCATTTCAGGGCCCTTTACTAGATTGCTAGCTGCCTTCTGTTTTTGAGAAACAGCTCATTAGACTCCTTCTATTGACTCACTACACTGAAGTAATAGACTGTCATTTTAGATTCCACGCCAGTGCTGTTCAAAGCTGTCTTTGTGCAGCAAGTGTTCGCTGTAATCACTACACTGGGCATAGCTGTTTCTTCTGCCAGCAAAGCTGCTAGGGCCATTTATTTCTCCTGACAGCCGTACTTGATGGCATGAACAGGGCATCCTGTTTGGATCTTGCCTCCTCTTCAAGGTCGTCTTCCCCTACATTTTCTAATCACTGCTCTGCTACTACTTAGTCCCTGGAGGTGTCAGTGAGCGGCTGAATTAGTGATAACCCATGTTGCAAGTTTACACCTGGCAAAGGAATAAAATGAGGCTTAACTAGGGGTGTGAGGAAGGAGGAAATAATCCAGGGCGATTATCTCATCCTATTTATTGCACTAGCCGAGCAGCTAGTGAAAGGAGATCTGTAACTTTGATTCAATGGGCATGCTAACGCTCACCCTGAAATgtagcagggaagggggggatccACAGAAGAACTTGGGCAttgcagcacctaacttttaAACACCTACAAAATCCACGAAAAACACCTTGCTCGACTTTGTCATCcgggctccctatacaatgaatggggagagagaggcgcCTAAGGAtgcgatccacaaaagccagcctgCTAggcggggagctgcctaagctagccagtggtGCTGAGGATGGGTGTGTCCTAAACCCCATCCCATCTCTCACAGAAGTAGGTGCCACCCCCATCGTTAttgttagcccagtggttagagcactcccttgggatgtgggaggcccAAGTTCAAGTCCCACCTCTGCTGGGGGCGATGGCGGGGAAGGATCCCACTTCTCCGAGGATTTCTGATGTCAGGCTCCCTTCTGTGGAAGCTGTTGCAGTGTGGCTCCGTAATCAaagaggggttggagcagggggactggattcGGGGTTTCCTGCTTCCCAGGTGGGGGCTGTAACCACTGGGATATAGAGTCATTCGCCTTCTGTCTGACCCAACGACTGTTCCGCAGTAGATAAATACTAAAACAGTcagtgggccagagagagggaatgaccctgtagcccagtggttagcctCCCGGCTCAGGGCCTGCAGGCGACTTCGGCGGGGAAGCgcctatcttcccctggttcCAGATCGCTCTGGAGCTTCGGTAGGAGATAGGCACCCGGCTGCCTAGAGGGAGGTAGCAGAGCACGTGCCCAGAAGCAGAAACCTAGGCACCTAGGGAGTCGAGGACTTTTACCCTGCCCCGAAATAACTTAGGCGTCGAGTAAGTTCAGGTGCCTACaagattcagtgggagttttgtggattgcggTGGAGCCAACCccaggacttaggcacctaagtacttcCATGGATCCCGCTCTACGCGATCCCCACATTACTGAGAGTCCAGCTCAGTCACTCCACTGAAATTGTACCAAATTAATTAGTTtgtattgaaagaaaaaaaaatcacacaggaatTCCGGGcctcatccccagctgggataAACTGATGCAGCTTCAGTGAAGTTAGTGGAGCTACACcactttgcaccagctgaggatctggccccaacgATGGTGTTTCATCAGTACATGCTTCCTTGTGAGACTGGGGATACCATAATGCTCATTTTGCTGGACACAATTCTCTTGTTTGTTAAGCTTCTTATCAACTTGTGGCTAAAATTGCCTCAGAAGCCCCTGCAAAGAGGTCTTTGGAAAAATCAGGAGCATTTATACTAGACATCCAAGTtgttaacaaaagaaaaatatgcaCGCTCTAAGGGACACCTACTGTATGGGTCCAGTTTTCTTATAACGCTATGATGAGATACTCTGTTGTCTGTTTCTATTAAGGGTTATTAAAAAGAGAAGGCCCTCTGCTGGCAAAGCAATGTAATAAGATTTCTACCATATAGTGAGCACGGATTGTTCACTATCCTGCTCTGATGAAACAATCTGCGGGAGAGCAGTGAAAGCAATAAGCAATTTGCATTGCACTGTGGAAAATTATAGCTATGGAAATGCAGTATCCCTTCGACTTGATTAAGATTTGAACCTCGCCTTTGTAAATGGTTATTTCTCTCAGGTTCACAGAGGTTCTGCTGAGAACATTTCTttctttgtgtgtggggggggagagattaATACCAGAGGAGCTAATAAATTCACTGTGTACTGTTTTAGTTGGGTTTTATTTTAGCGGTGATTTGCATGGCTTCTCTTTTCATTTCTGGATAACCCTAACGGGCAGACTCAGTTATTATAAAATCATTGATGCAGAGACTGTAGCAGACTTCagtataaaagagagagaggataCAATAGTTCTCTTTTGTAAATAATTTCCTACCAATCATCTATTTCTCAGTGGCTGGTATGTAAATGGAACAACTCCATCTGAGCTGTAGGAGCCTTCCTGCTTTCCTGATAAGTGTGGGCTCGTTCAAGGAGTTTATTTAATTTCCAGCTCTCTTCAACCAtccttcccctcctctgcctcctgcccacacCTTCCCTTTAGCTCTGCATGCAGGCTGCTCATGCTCTGAAGCCAAGTGGCCATACGCCTCACCAGCAGGTATCACTGCAACCCTGCAAAATCCTGATCAGAGATTACAtggaggtggcagggggagggcacAAATCCCATTAGCCATAAAGCAACAAACATACAAAATGCATGCGATATTGGGCCTGATCTTTACCTTGCTTAGACCATTGTAACCCCATTGATGGCGATGGCATTACTtctgatttgcaccagtgcaactaAGGAGGAGGCGCAAGGACAGGTTTTGATGAGCCATAGACAAGACAGAGGAGCTAAATGGAGCACTTTCTATTCCTATGAGCTAAATCCTGAAGCCCCTACTCGATGTTCATTCACTCATGCCTCTGGCAAAGCTCCTGCTGACATCACTAAGGGTTTCATCTAAGggtttcttttattaaaaaccGAGGGCTAGATTGTAATGCCCACTCAGATGGGCAAGATCCCACTTGCCATGATTAAGGATATTGCAATCTAGCCCTGAGTAAGGACATCAGGATTTGCCCTTTATTAATAATGTCGTTTGAAGTTAGTTGTAAAGACCAGACCCTGCAGCCCTTTATGTGGGAATTCTTGCCTAAGAGCTTGCAGGATAAGCCCCTAAACTTCATTATTGGCCTTTTTATTCATTGGTGTGTTTTTGCGGGGAggctatatataaatatatatttagtttTGAAGAGAAAACACTATGCTCGAAGCAGATTTGTTGAAAAGAATCTATCGTTTTTTAATCTTTGTATTTATATAAATGATCAAAAATTAAAGTCGGTGGTCCTCCTTTTTAATCTGAAGCGTCATGTTAGACACAGAGAGTCCAAAGCAACAATGCACACCTAATGAAACACACATGTTTTCTAACTACGGTTGATGGGTGAGCATGTTTGTAGACTCTCTAGTGTCTGAGTGTAaattaactacacctctaccccgatataacgctgtcctcgggagccaa
The Mauremys mutica isolate MM-2020 ecotype Southern chromosome 19, ASM2049712v1, whole genome shotgun sequence genome window above contains:
- the CCDC92B gene encoding coiled-coil domain containing 92B → MTPCSCQPLLLSPPLSSQAWTVNFVAMETLSLEHQIQSVQRHIAFLKKEQMELLHDLHLEILRLQKHCTDLTHDLETKELETHQQDDIDRELEEKCKIMEAQLHEKEKDNLELRKELRHKETLVSALRCNLRNKERKFLEELKRRSHRVTILNTELQKQTEAAAYLSFQLHATKQKLHGSQQGGKPPSDRPLDKPFPTQPSSETRPKKRIHKSHVRRLVTDYSYSKGVIKDSFQRERMSSFEEADPMPDPALFLYTKRHHAPHRQKFEPKAQALNRAGADPSDSAAGGSSLPRPSCLHSQEQAEGTSTRPSAKPKPWKGEKGKQPGSSPRNSKGLE